The segment TGCCGGTGCGTTCTATGCTTACTGTATCTGGATTGGCTTAGGCGTATTGGCTATCGCCGATTTCCTGCGCAAAGCCTTAAAATCTGATCTTTTGGCAGGGGTAGTAGCCACCGTGGTAGGCTTGCTGATTCCGGGTATCATGGCTGCCCAAGGCTGGGATGACCATGACCGTTCAGACCGCTACCATTCTGTAGACTCCGCTAAAAACCTGTTAAGCTCTGTTGCGCCAAATGCCATCTTATTTACCAACGGTGACAATGACACGTTCCCGCTCTGGTATGCCCAGGAAGTAGAAGGTTTCAGGACCGATGTGCGGGTAGCGGTACTTTCTTACATGAACACCGACTGGTACCTGGATCAAATGAAGCGCCAGGCCTACCAGTCTGAGCCATTCCCGATGAGCCTGGAAAATGAGAACTATCGCCAAGGCATCAACGACTATTTGCCGTACGTGGAGCGCCCAGAGGTTGCTGGTGGTATTGATTTGAAACAATACATTCAATTAGTGAAGCAAAACCACCAGGCGCTGCAGATAGGAGACCGGGCCGGAAGAACGTACCTTTCTTTCCCTACCAAGAACTTCTTCCTGAACGTTGACAAGCAGGCAGTGGTAGCTGCCAACGCAGTTCCTGCTGCTTACCAGGATTCCATTGTAAGCCAAATGCGCTGGACCATTGACAAAGGTGGTTTAGAGAAAAAGCATTTAGCCATTCTGGACCTTCTGGCCAACAATAACTGGAAACGTCCGGTGTACTTCTCTACCACGGCAGACAACTCTGACTTCATGGGCTTAGACAACTACCTGCAGTTGGAAGGCCTTGCTTACCGGATAGTGCCTGTGCAAAGCAGAAGCACTGAACAAATGGGCTACATTGCCAAAAACATCATGTATGACAACATGATGAACAAATTCTCCTGGCGCAACCTTGACCGGACCGACATTTTTTATGACGAGAACTACCTTCGTTTCCCGGCCAATGCCCGTGACAAATACTACCAGTTAACCCTGGAGTACCTGAAAGCTGGTGACAAAGCCACCGCCAAGAAAATCATGGATTACTGCTTCACGCAGCTCCCAGATAGATCCATCCCGTATGACTACTATGTGCCGCCGTTTGTGGTGCCGTTGTATGAGGTAGGAGACCAGAAGCGGGCACAGGAAATTGTGAATATCATGGCTGACCGGGCCGACAAGTCACTAAGGTATTACTTTACCCAAAGCTCTATTTTTGAGACCGAGATTCGCATTAACCTTTTCATCATGCAGCAGTTGACGCAGGTGGCACGCCAGGTAGGCATGACCCAGAAAGCAGCTGAGATTGAACAAAGGTTTATGCAGTACTATGGCCAAATGAGCAGATAGGTTCAGCTTGACCTCAGAAAGAAGAAGCCGGTTAGAAATGACCGGCTTCTTCTTTTTAAGTGTTTTGTCAAAAGCAGCCATAAAACAGCAGGTTCCAATTTCCGTACCTTTAAACAAGGTTTCGACTACTTTTATCTAAAGAGAGACCAAAACACAGGTGAATAGTTGAGCAAATACCTGCTGGTAGATTTCTGCTGAAATACGGCTACCTTTGCACCCAATTCAGAAGGGCAGGTGAGACTGCTCATCAACGCATAACATCCATGGAGAACAGAAATAACAGAGATAGAGACGGTGGCGGAAAGCCAAGGCACTACACCCAGCCTAAAGTAGATAAAATGGAGATGGTGTTCGGCTTGCGGCCGATACTGGAAGCCTTGCACGCTGGCAAGACCATGGAAAAAATCTATCTGCTCAAAGGCACCAAGCACAGCATCAGCCAGGAAATCACTGAACTTGCCCGTGAAGCCCAGATTCCCATTTCTCAAGTGCCAGTAGAGAAGTTGGACCAGCTTACCCGCAAAAACCACCAGGGAGCAGTAGGCTATCTGTCAGCTATTTCCTATTCTCCCTTGGACGAGATTGTAGCCTCTATTTTTGAAAAGGGGAAAGATCCGTTGCTGTTGGTGTTGGACCGCGTAACCGATGTCCGGAACTTTGGAGCCATTGCCCGTAATGCCGAGTGTATGGGCGTGGATGCTATTGTGATTCCAAGCAGGGGAGCCGCCCAGATCAACGCCGATGCCTTGAAAACATCTGCAGGCGCGTTGAGCCTGATTCCTGTTTGCCGCGAGCAAAACCTTAAAGACACCCTGCATTTCCTGAAGCAGTCTGGTATACGCGTAGTAGCCTGTACTGAGAAGGCCGAAGATGACTTAACAGATACCACCATTGACTTAACCGGACCTGTGGCCGTGCTGATGGGCAGTGAAGAAGATGGTATCTCTCCGGAGTACCTCAAAAGAGCTGATGTGCGCGTGAAAATCCCGATGGTGGGTCAGGTCCAATCTTTGAACGTATCAGTGGCCAGTGGCATTATTTTATACGAAGCCTTGAGACAACGGAAAGCTGAGTAGCTTGAGGGAACAATGTTTTGCTTTAGAGGGCTTTGCGCCTGTTTTTATGAAAACAGGCGCAAAGCCCTTCTTTTATACAGTAAGATGAAATTCATAATATGAATAAAAATCTAAACCTTGATGCAGCCTTTCAGCCACTAAAAGAATCTTCCTTTCAAAAAGAGATGCTATGAAAAACAAGTTGCTTATTCTGTTGCTGATGTTCTTGTCATTCTCCTGTTTTGACAAGGAAGATGCTCCCACCATGTTACCCGAGGGTACTTATACAGGTATTTTCATGCGGTCTTCCCCTACGGCAGACTACACCTCGGCTAATGTTACCTTGACTTTGGAGGGGAATTCCTTTTCTGGCACTAGTGACACAAGAAAGTACCCGGCCATAGGGAAGGGGACTTACAAAGTGGAAGGCGATGAGATTACTTTTGATGATCAATCTTTCTGGACCGCAGAATTTGATTGGAGTTTGATTTTAGATGGTACTTTCTCCATCAGTACTGCAAACAACCAAGTCATCTTAACAAAGAAGAGGGGAGATATGATTGATGTGTACCGATTAACTCGCCAAGAAGAAAAACTATAATTTTGACAAGTACCTAAAACAGCTGCGGGGCGACTGATTTTCAGTCGCCCCGCAGCTGTTTTAGGTACTCAGTAGAGTCTTAAATGAAATTTTGTCCCTTCATGGCTTTAGCATCGGCCACAAAGTCTTTTACTTTTTGCTCATCCTCGCGGCGGCATACCATAAACACATTGTCATGGGAGGCCACAATATAATCTTCTAAGCCTTGTACCACCACTAACTGGTTGTGCGGGGTCTTGATGATGCAGTTCTTAACATCGTATGTCAGCACGTTCCCGTCTATGACATTACCCTCTGGGGTTTTCTCAGAAAGGCTGTAGAGTGAGTCCCAACTGCCCAGGTCAGACCAGCCAAAATCACCCAAAATCACGAAAACATTGTCCGCTTTTTCCATGATACCATAGTCAATGGAAATATTGGGACAATGGGAGTACGCTCTGTTGATGAACTGCTCTTCGCCATCTGTATCTAAGACAGGCACCCCTTCTTCAAAGGTCTCGGCCATGTCACTTAGGTATTGATGGAAGGCACGTGTGATGGCTTTGGCGTTCCAGATGAAGATACCGGCGTTCCAGACAAATTCACCACTGTCCAGGAACATCTGAGCTATCTCTAAGGAAGGTTTCTCTGTGAACGTCTTTACTTTTTTAAGAGCCTGAGCTTCTTCATCAATAAATTGGATGTACCCATAGCCAGTGTGCGGACGAGTAGGCTTAATGCCTAGTGTCACTAAAATCTCACTGGTCTCTGTGGCCTTCAACGCCTCCTGAACACACTGTTTGAAAGCATCTTCCCGCAGAATTACATGGTCAGCGGGAGCAATGATGATGTTCGCGTTGGGGTTCCGCTTGCAAATTTTAAAACATGCATAGGCAATGCAAGGAGCTGTGTTTCTGCCAATAGGTTCCTGTAAAATCTGGTGCTCCGTCAAGTCAGGCAGGTGTTCGCGTACCAGGCCAACGTAATCGCGGTGGGTGACCACAAAGATGTTTTCCGGCGGGCATATGCCATCAAAACGTTTAGCGGTGGTTTGGATCATGCTTTCGCCAATGCCTAACACATCATGGAATTGTTTGGGATGGTTTACCCGGCTAAATGGCCAGAAGCGGCTCCCAATGCCTCCTGCCATGATTACTACATAGGTGTTTTGGTTCATCTGTTCTATACTAGTCCTTCTTTCAGTAAATCATGCAGGTGCACAAACCCCTCAAAAGAGCCTTCTTTGGTTACTATAAGTTGGGTAATGTTCTTTTTCTGCATGGTCACCAAGGCTTCTACGGCATATTCGCCACAATCGATGGTAAGCGGCGACGGAGTCATGATGTCAGCAGCCGTAATACCGGTAAGATTGTCAAAATTGGAGAGCATGCGCCGTAAGTCTCCATCGGTGATAATGCCGGTCAAGTTACCAGAATTATCCAGAACCGCAGTAGCTCCTAAGCGTTTTGATGATATTTCAATAATAATCTCCTTCAGAGAGGCGTCTGTTTTCACTTTCGGGGCAGCATTGAGGGTGTAAATGTCACCCACTTTCAAATAAAGACGTTTCCCAAGAGAACCACCAGGGTGCAGGGCCCCAAAATCTTCGCGGCTGAAGTTGCGAGATTCCAAGAGGCAGACCGCCAGGGCATCACCTAAAGCCAAATGCGCGGTGGTGCTGGTGGTAGGCGCCAGGTTGTTGGGGCAGGCCTCGCGTTCAATGGTGGCATTTAACACAAAGTCAGATTGCTGAGCCAGGTAAGAATCTACGTTAGAAACTAAGGCTGCCAATTGGGTGCCTTTGCGCTTGAGTAATGGCACCAGCACTTTTATTTCTGGGGTATTTCCGCTTTTAGAAAGGCAAATCACGAAATCATTGGCCTGGATCATGCCCAAGTCACCATGAATGGCATCTGCGGCGTGCATAAAAAGGGCAGGAGTGCCGGTCGAGTTCAGGGTGGCTACGATCTTTGCGGCTATGTTGGCGCTTTTTCCAATTCCTGTTACCACTACACGGCCTTTAATTGCCAAAATAGCCTCAACACAACCCTGAAAATCATCGTTGATGTAATCAGCGAGTTGAAGTATCGCAGCGGCCTCTTCTTGAAGCACTTTTTTTGCGGTGCTTTTGATATTTTTCGTGATATTCAAGTTAGATTTGTATTAGACAAGACAACATAAGAAAGTACAAACCCTTGTTTCTCGACAACAAGCATATTACATGTTAGTAAAACAAGAATCATTAAAGAACAAATTAAAGGAAGTTTTCGGCTATAGTCAATTCAGGGGAAACCAGGAAGCGATCATAGAAAACATCATGTCTGGCAAGAACACGTTTGTGATCATGCCTACTGGTGCCGGGAAGTCACTTTGCTACCAATTGCCCGCCCTGGCAATGGAAGGGACCGCTATTGTGATTTCTCCCCTCATTGCGCTTATGAAAAACCAGGTGGACCAGTTGAACGCTTTTGGGGTAAACGCCCAGTTCCTGAACTCCACGCTTTCAAAAGCCGAGATGAACAAGGTGAAGAAGGAGACGGTGAGCGGAGAGGTGAAACTGTTATATGTGGCGCCAGAGTCTCTTACCAAAGAAGACACCTTAGATTTCCTGAAACAGGCTAAAATCGCGTTTGTGGCCATTGACGAGGCCCACTGTATCTCAGAGTGGGGCCACGACTTCAGGCCTGAGTACCGCAAAATCAGGGGAATTATAGATAATATTGGCAATCTGCCTATCATTGCTTTGACAGCGACGGCTACACCTAAAGTGCAGCTGGATATCCAGAAAAACCTGCAGATGGATGATGCCTCCGTGTTCAAGTCTTCTTTCAATCGTACAAATCTGTACTATGAAGTAAGACCTAAGCACAACACCAAAAAACAGCTTATCCAGTACATCAAAAAGCACAAAGGCAAAAGTGGAATTATCTACTGCCTCAGCCGCAAGAAAGTAGAGGAGATTGCTGAATTGCTGCAGGTAAACGACATCAAAGCGTTGCCATACCATGCAGGCTTAGATTCAAACGTGCGTATGGCCAATCAGGACGCGTTCCTTAACGAGGACGTAGATGTGATTGTAGCCACTATCGCCTTCGGGATGGGGATTGACAAGCCCGATGTTCGGTTTGTGATCCACTATGACACGCCGAAATCAATTGAAGGCTACTACCAGGAAACCGGTCGCGGCGGACGCGACGGTCTGGAGGGTAACTGCCTCATGTTTTATAGCTACGATGACATTGTAAAGCTGGAGAAATTCAGCAAAGACAAGCCTGTTACCGAGCGTGATAACTCTAAGCTGTTATTGCAGGAGATGGCGTCTTACGCCGATTCAGCCGTATGTCGTCGCCGTCAGTTGCTGCACTACTTTGGAGAGCAATATGATAAGGACTGCGGATTCTGCGATAACTGTACCCACCCTAAAGAGAAGTTTGAAGCCGAGCAGGAACTTACCTACGCCTTGAAGGCCGTGGTGCAAACTGGTCAGCGCTTTGCAATAGACCACCTGGTGCACGTGCTCATCGGGTTGAAAGACCAGTATGTAGAAAGCTACACCCATGACCAACTGGAAGTGTTTGGCGTGGGCAAAGAGCAGGAGCCACAGTTTTGGAATTCTATCATCCGTCAGGCACTCTTGTTCAACTATCTTGAAAAGGATATTGAGAACGTAGGAACCCTTAAAATCACAGAGAAAGGCGAGAAGTTCTTACAAAGCCCGCACTCTCTCAAGTTCGCCAAAGACCACAACTTTGACGAAGAAGTGCAGCAGGAAGAAGAGAAGGAAGAAACGCAGGCCGCAGCCGGGCATGACGCTGTTTTATTTGACATGCTGAAGGCCCTGCGTAAGAAGCTGGCCAAGGATATGAACCTGCCGCCGTACGTGCTGTTCCAGGATCCTTCTATTAAGGAGATGGCCACTACGTACCCCACCACCAAAGAAGACCTGGCGCATATTGCCGGGGTAGGTATGGGCAAGGTGCAGAAGTTCGGGAAGCCGTTCCTGGAGCTCATTGCCAAGTACGTAGAGGAGAATGACATTGTCACCGCTGCCGATGTGGTAGTAAAAACCACGGTAAACAAGTCAAAACTCAAAATCTACGTGATCCAACAAATAGACAAGAAAATGGACCTTGAAGAGATTGCCAACTCTAAAGGCATCACCATGTCTGAGCTGATTGAGGAAATTGAGCATATCTGCTACTCTGGTACCAAACTGAACCTGGATTATTATATCAATGGAGTATTGGATGAGGATCGCCAACAAGAGGTGATTGACTATTTCATGTCCTCCACCACCGATAACATGGCCGAAGCCATCAAGGAACTAGGCACTGATGACTACACAGAGGATGACCTGCGCTTAATGCGTATCAAATTCCTCTCTAAATACGCCAATTAATTTTACCAGAAACAGAAAAGCAGGTGGCAGCACCTGCTTTTCTGTTTCTGGTATGTGGCACCATTTTAGTGGTGTTTCATAGAAAAGAGCCTTAAAACGGCTTGTAAAGATAAGAATGTACCTTGCCTGAGCCTGGCTCAGCTTAAAAATTGCTTGTATGAATGTTTTGATAATAGGAGCGGGCGGCCGTGAGCACGCCCTCGCCTGGAAAATCAGCCAAAGCCCTTATTGTGAGAGAATCTACGTAGCGCCTGGTAATGCCGGGACTGCCCAGATTGCCACTAACGTTGACATCTCCATCACTGACTTTGCCGAACTAGCCAAATTTGCCACCGACTTCAACATTATGATGGTGGTAGTAGGACAAGAAGCGGCGCTGGTGGAAGGCATTGCTGATTACTTTGCAGAGAAAGATTTCCTGAAGCACATTCTGGTAGTAGGTCCGCAAAAGGCCGGTGCCCAGTTAGAAGGCAGCAAAGATTTTTCAAAACAGTTCATGCTTAAGTACGGCATCCCTACTGCCCGTTACCAGACGTTCACTGCCGAAACTTTTGATCAGTCCCTTGCTTACCTGCAAAATCACCCTTACCCAGTAGTCTTGAAAGCAGACGGGTTGGCCGCCGGTAAAGGCGTAGTCATTGCCCAGAACTTTGAAGAAGCCAGCAGTGCCATCACGGGCATGCTGAAGAACAACAAATTCGGGAGCGCGGGCAGTAAAGTAGTAATAGAGGAGTTCTTACAGGGCATTGAGCTATCTGCTTTTATCCTCACCGACGGTAAAGATTATGTGCTTCTGCCCGAGGCCAAAGACTACAAGCGCATTGGTGAAGGAGACACAGGCCTGAACACCGGTGGAATGGGAGCGGTATCACCAGTTCCCTTTGCAGATGAAGCCTTCATGGGCAAAGTGCGGGAGCGGGTGATTGTACCTACTTTGCAAGGTCTACAGCAAGAGGGCATCCCGTATACCGGGTTCCTGTTCATTGGCCTTATGAATACCAACGGCGATCCTTACGTGATTGAATACAACGTGCGCTTGGGTGACCCTGAAACAGAGGCTATTCTGCCGCGCATCAAATCTGATTTGTTTGAGCTTTTCCGGGCGTTACATGACCATGAGTTGGGACAGTTCCAATTAGAAGTTGATTCCCGGTCGGCTACCACTATCTTCCTGGTGTCCGGCGGTTACCCGGAAGATTATGCCAAAGGCAAAGAAATTAAGGGGTTGGAGAAAACGTTGCCAGAGAATACCCTTTGCTTCCATGCGGGCACCAAAGAGACTGAGACTGGCCAGGTTGTAACAGATGGAGGCAGAGTCATTGCGGTCACCGGGCTAGGGCAAGATATGGAAGAGGCTTTGGAGAAGGCAAATGCCGCTGCCGCACAAATCACGTGGGAGGGCAGAAACTTCCGCCAGGACATAGGCTTTGACCTAAAGCAATACTTAGCAGATCGTCCGCTGATTTAAGCTTGATTTCCTGAAAATACTTCTAAAATGACAAAGGCCAGCCGTGATGCTGGCCTTTGTCATTTTAGGGGCAGAACATAAAATTAATCTTTGCGCCAGATTTTCGTAGAACTTAACTCCATCAAGCAAATCTACCATGTCTCTTCAACCCGACTATACTACTGCCGAGGAAGCTGTTAAACTGATAAAATCTGGAGACCGGGTGTTCGTGCATGGGGCCGCCATGACGCCATTGCGGCTGGTAAATGCCGTGTCTGCCCGTGGACCGGAACTCCGTGACGTAGAGTTCATTCACATGCACACCGAAGGACCTGCGCCCTACACCAATCCCGAGCACGCCGGCAGCTTCAGGACCAATGCTTGCTTTGTGGGCGGCAACATACGGCAGGCGCTCAGCCAGGGGCACGCCGATTACATTCCTATTTTCCTGAGTGAGATTTCCTTTCTTTTTCGGCGTAACATCCTGCCTTTGGATGTGGCCTTGATCCAGGTGTCACCACCCGACGGGCATGGCTACTGTACACTGGGCTCTTCCGTGGACATAGCCTTATCAGCGGTAGAGACGGCCAAAATCCTGATTGCCGAGGTGAACCCACACGTACCACGCTCACACGGCGATGGGGTGGTGCACATTAGTAAGATCCACGCCAAGGTATGGGTAGAGGAACCGCTGCTGGAGCACGGGGGCAAAACGCCAGGCACGGTAGAGACGCAGATTGGTAAACTGGTGGCTGAATTGGTAGACGATGGTGCCACGCTGCAAATGGGCATTGGGGGTATTCCAGACGCTGTGCTGGCTCAATTGGGTAACCACAAGGACTTAGGTATTCACACAGAAATGTTCTCTGACGGGATTATCCCATTAGTAGAGAAAGGGGTGATCACCGGGGCTAAAAAGAAAATCCTGAAGCATAAGATTGTCTCCTGCTTTGTGAACGGCACCAAGAAAGTCTTTGATTTTCTGCATGATAATCCGGCTGTGGTGTTGAAAGAGGCGGTGTATACCAATGACACGGCTATCATTCGGCAGAATAACAAAGTCACAGCCATCAACAGCGCCATTGAGGTAGACCTAACGGGCCAGGTTTGCGCCGATTCCATTGGCATGTACCAGTTCTCGGGCGTAGGTGGCCAGATGGACTTCATCAGAGGTGCCGCGCTCTCTAAAGGCGGCAAGCCGATCATTGCATTACCGTCTATCACCAACAAAGGCGATTCAAAGATTGTGAACGTGCTTAAGGCCGGTGCCAGCGTGACCACCACGCGCGCGCACGTGCACTACATCGTGACGGAGTTCGGAATCGCCCACCTTTACGGGAAAAACCTTCGTCAACGCGCCCAGGAACTGATTAGGATCGCGCACCCTTCGCACCAGGAACAGCTGGAGCGAGTGGCTTTCGAGCGGTTTAAGATGATGTAAGTGTTAGTTATTATTTGGGTTTATAACCTGTTTTCTGAGAAAAGGCTGTTAAACAATTATGTATTCACTTTGCATCTCTAAGCGCAGCATCTTAGAAAGCCACGGAAGTAACCTCCGCGCCATCATGGGAGATTTGAAAGCCTTATAGGTTTTGCATTTAAAGCTCATTTTCTGTAAAACAGCCTAAAACAGGAGGGCCTGACTTTATGAAGTCAGGCCCTCCTGTTTTATCTGAACTGCTGCTAGAGCTTAGCAGTACTCTTCAAACGCTCCTTGCAGGTTGTCTACAATGCGGGTCAGGTCATTGCCTTCAATATGATGACGCTCAATCACGTGCACCAGTTCGCCATCTTTGAACAACGCGATGGATGGAGAAGACGGAGGGTAAGGTAACATGAACTCACGCACTTTAGCTACGGCTTCGGTTTCCATGCCGGCAAATACTGTTACCAGTTTAGAAGGCTTCTGCTCACTGCTAGCCACAGCCATCTTAAGGGCTGGACGAGCTTTGGCGGCAGCGCAACCACAAACAGAGTTAACGGCTACCAAAACGGTGCCTTCTTTCTGGGTCAATACGGATTCTACTTCTTCGGGTGTCATCAATTGCTCAAAGCCTACGGAAGTAAGGTCTTCCCGGATAGGAGCGACCATATATTCAGGATACATTGCCATGGGTATGGGTGAATTTTAAGGTGAATTCTGTTTCTGACGTAAAATTACGAAATCAAGTGTAAAACACCGCAGTTACCTTTCTGGTTTCCAAAAGCATACTTATTCTCCAGGCATATAGCTTCAGATGCCATCTCTTCTACCTTAACGAAATATGGCATTAGCTATATCCGTTGCTTAAAGCCCCTTATATTAAAGAAATAAAGACAAGGGTATTGCGGCCTCTGAATCTAAACGGAAAACTTTTGTTTTAAATATTGGGGCAGGTTTTCAGAAATGCTACCTTTGTACCGCAGAACAGAGAGCGCGAGTTGCGTTAACCTTACTACCAGCTTTAAGAGAGAGGTAGAAAGGCAGGAGTGATTAATTTTATGGAAAGTTTCTTGGAATTAATCCTGTAAGCTTGTAGTTTTGCAAACTCATTTAGAATCAGAGTCAAAAGCATTTATCTATATTCACAACCATGGCTAACCATAAGTCAGCATTAAAGAGAATCAGATCTAACAACGCGAAACGCTTGCTGAATCGCTATCAAGCGAAAACCACCCGTACCTTTGTAAAGCGTTTAAGAAACACAACCGACAAAGCCGAGGCGCAAGAGCTGTTCAAGACGGTATCTGGTATGCTGGACAAGTTGGCTAAGAAGAACGTGATCCACAAAAACAAAGCAGCCAACAACAAATCTAAATTGGCGCGTTTTGTAAATACATTAGCTGCTGCTTAATTTCCATTAGTTAGTATTTACTTTCTTAGGTAATCATCAGAAGCCTTGCTAAAAGCAAGGCTTCTTGTGTTGTAAGCCTTAGCTAATAAAGAAGAAACTTATTTAAACGTAGCCGTGCTACTTTTCTGTAAATCTTAGTCGGAAATAAGGTCACGTTGATTCCATTTACACAGTCCAATAAAAAGGCGACCTGCTATAGTAGCAGGTCGCCTTTTTTATGAAGATATGTTTTAAACTTAGTGTACTACGCTTAATTTGATCATGTTGGCACGTTTCTTTTCCATTACTGGCATAGAGCCTATGTTGATGAAAACATCACCGGTTTCTAGGTGGCCTTCTTTCACCAGGATTTCTTTCAAGTCAGCGATGGTCTCATCAGTAGAAACGAAGCGGTCATAATAATAACCTCTGATGCCCCATACCAGGTTAAGGGTGTTCAGCAACACACGGTTGTCAGTGAACACGAAGATGTTGGCTTTAGGGCGGTGCTTCGCTAATTGGATAGCAGTGTAGCCAGACTTGGTAAGACAGATAAGCGCTCGGGCGTCTGTGTCACGGGCCAATGTTACAGCACTAGCGACAACTGTGTCATTGTAGAAGGTAGGAGCTTGTCTGTTGAAGACAAAGTTGCGGTGAAAAACGGCAGCTTGCGCCTCTACTGATTGAATGGTGCGGTTCATGCTTCTGATCGTTTCCAGTGGGTAAGCTCCGGCGGCAGTCTCAGCGCTAAGCATCAACGTGTCGGCTCCGTCCATTACGGCGTTGGCTACGTCATTGGTTTCTGCACGGGTAGGACGTGGATTGGTGATCATGCTTTCCATCATCTGGGTAGCCACAATCACTGGTTTGCCCATCGCATTACATTTCTCCACAATCATCTTCTGCAGCATCGGAACGCCTTCCATGCCTACTTCTACGCCAAGGTCGCCACGGGCCACCATGATGGCATCGGTTGCTTCAATGATAGAGTCAATGTTACGGATAGCCTCTGGTTTTTCAATCTTGGCTACTACCTTGGTGTCTTTGCCGCGCTCTGCAATAATGCGCTTGATCTCGTGAATGTCTTCTACCTTTCTTACAAAGGAAAGCGCCACCCACTCTACATCATTATCCAACCCGAAATGCAGATCCTGCATGTCTTTCTCTGTCAGGGAAGGAGCGGTAACTACGGTGTCTGGCAAGTTCATGCCTTTGCGGGGTTTTACTACACCGCCGTAC is part of the Rufibacter tibetensis genome and harbors:
- the purD gene encoding phosphoribosylamine--glycine ligase — encoded protein: MNVLIIGAGGREHALAWKISQSPYCERIYVAPGNAGTAQIATNVDISITDFAELAKFATDFNIMMVVVGQEAALVEGIADYFAEKDFLKHILVVGPQKAGAQLEGSKDFSKQFMLKYGIPTARYQTFTAETFDQSLAYLQNHPYPVVLKADGLAAGKGVVIAQNFEEASSAITGMLKNNKFGSAGSKVVIEEFLQGIELSAFILTDGKDYVLLPEAKDYKRIGEGDTGLNTGGMGAVSPVPFADEAFMGKVRERVIVPTLQGLQQEGIPYTGFLFIGLMNTNGDPYVIEYNVRLGDPETEAILPRIKSDLFELFRALHDHELGQFQLEVDSRSATTIFLVSGGYPEDYAKGKEIKGLEKTLPENTLCFHAGTKETETGQVVTDGGRVIAVTGLGQDMEEALEKANAAAAQITWEGRNFRQDIGFDLKQYLADRPLI
- a CDS encoding acetyl-CoA hydrolase/transferase family protein, producing the protein MSLQPDYTTAEEAVKLIKSGDRVFVHGAAMTPLRLVNAVSARGPELRDVEFIHMHTEGPAPYTNPEHAGSFRTNACFVGGNIRQALSQGHADYIPIFLSEISFLFRRNILPLDVALIQVSPPDGHGYCTLGSSVDIALSAVETAKILIAEVNPHVPRSHGDGVVHISKIHAKVWVEEPLLEHGGKTPGTVETQIGKLVAELVDDGATLQMGIGGIPDAVLAQLGNHKDLGIHTEMFSDGIIPLVEKGVITGAKKKILKHKIVSCFVNGTKKVFDFLHDNPAVVLKEAVYTNDTAIIRQNNKVTAINSAIEVDLTGQVCADSIGMYQFSGVGGQMDFIRGAALSKGGKPIIALPSITNKGDSKIVNVLKAGASVTTTRAHVHYIVTEFGIAHLYGKNLRQRAQELIRIAHPSHQEQLERVAFERFKMM
- a CDS encoding KpsF/GutQ family sugar-phosphate isomerase yields the protein MNITKNIKSTAKKVLQEEAAAILQLADYINDDFQGCVEAILAIKGRVVVTGIGKSANIAAKIVATLNSTGTPALFMHAADAIHGDLGMIQANDFVICLSKSGNTPEIKVLVPLLKRKGTQLAALVSNVDSYLAQQSDFVLNATIEREACPNNLAPTTSTTAHLALGDALAVCLLESRNFSREDFGALHPGGSLGKRLYLKVGDIYTLNAAPKVKTDASLKEIIIEISSKRLGATAVLDNSGNLTGIITDGDLRRMLSNFDNLTGITAADIMTPSPLTIDCGEYAVEALVTMQKKNITQLIVTKEGSFEGFVHLHDLLKEGLV
- a CDS encoding BrxA/BrxB family bacilliredoxin, with translation MYPEYMVAPIREDLTSVGFEQLMTPEEVESVLTQKEGTVLVAVNSVCGCAAAKARPALKMAVASSEQKPSKLVTVFAGMETEAVAKVREFMLPYPPSSPSIALFKDGELVHVIERHHIEGNDLTRIVDNLQGAFEEYC
- the recQ gene encoding DNA helicase RecQ codes for the protein MLVKQESLKNKLKEVFGYSQFRGNQEAIIENIMSGKNTFVIMPTGAGKSLCYQLPALAMEGTAIVISPLIALMKNQVDQLNAFGVNAQFLNSTLSKAEMNKVKKETVSGEVKLLYVAPESLTKEDTLDFLKQAKIAFVAIDEAHCISEWGHDFRPEYRKIRGIIDNIGNLPIIALTATATPKVQLDIQKNLQMDDASVFKSSFNRTNLYYEVRPKHNTKKQLIQYIKKHKGKSGIIYCLSRKKVEEIAELLQVNDIKALPYHAGLDSNVRMANQDAFLNEDVDVIVATIAFGMGIDKPDVRFVIHYDTPKSIEGYYQETGRGGRDGLEGNCLMFYSYDDIVKLEKFSKDKPVTERDNSKLLLQEMASYADSAVCRRRQLLHYFGEQYDKDCGFCDNCTHPKEKFEAEQELTYALKAVVQTGQRFAIDHLVHVLIGLKDQYVESYTHDQLEVFGVGKEQEPQFWNSIIRQALLFNYLEKDIENVGTLKITEKGEKFLQSPHSLKFAKDHNFDEEVQQEEEKEETQAAAGHDAVLFDMLKALRKKLAKDMNLPPYVLFQDPSIKEMATTYPTTKEDLAHIAGVGMGKVQKFGKPFLELIAKYVEENDIVTAADVVVKTTVNKSKLKIYVIQQIDKKMDLEEIANSKGITMSELIEEIEHICYSGTKLNLDYYINGVLDEDRQQEVIDYFMSSTTDNMAEAIKELGTDDYTEDDLRLMRIKFLSKYAN
- a CDS encoding mannose-1-phosphate guanylyltransferase, which translates into the protein MNQNTYVVIMAGGIGSRFWPFSRVNHPKQFHDVLGIGESMIQTTAKRFDGICPPENIFVVTHRDYVGLVREHLPDLTEHQILQEPIGRNTAPCIAYACFKICKRNPNANIIIAPADHVILREDAFKQCVQEALKATETSEILVTLGIKPTRPHTGYGYIQFIDEEAQALKKVKTFTEKPSLEIAQMFLDSGEFVWNAGIFIWNAKAITRAFHQYLSDMAETFEEGVPVLDTDGEEQFINRAYSHCPNISIDYGIMEKADNVFVILGDFGWSDLGSWDSLYSLSEKTPEGNVIDGNVLTYDVKNCIIKTPHNQLVVVQGLEDYIVASHDNVFMVCRREDEQKVKDFVADAKAMKGQNFI
- the rlmB gene encoding 23S rRNA (guanosine(2251)-2'-O)-methyltransferase RlmB — encoded protein: MENRNNRDRDGGGKPRHYTQPKVDKMEMVFGLRPILEALHAGKTMEKIYLLKGTKHSISQEITELAREAQIPISQVPVEKLDQLTRKNHQGAVGYLSAISYSPLDEIVASIFEKGKDPLLLVLDRVTDVRNFGAIARNAECMGVDAIVIPSRGAAQINADALKTSAGALSLIPVCREQNLKDTLHFLKQSGIRVVACTEKAEDDLTDTTIDLTGPVAVLMGSEEDGISPEYLKRADVRVKIPMVGQVQSLNVSVASGIILYEALRQRKAE